One Ascaphus truei isolate aAscTru1 chromosome 9, aAscTru1.hap1, whole genome shotgun sequence genomic region harbors:
- the ZC3H11A gene encoding zinc finger CCCH domain-containing protein 11A isoform X5, producing the protein MTNQGDDCYFFFYSTCTKGESCAFRHCEAAIGNEMVCTLWQEGRCFRQVCKYRHMEIDKKRSKIPCYWENQISGCQKGNCAFHHAKGRFVDGIFLLPSKTHLPKPEPAEEEPVAAQLSLAQNKLIVAPAPQLRGVKKMEASENVPSPTHPPVVINAADDDEDDDDQFSEEGEELKSSGLQHPSLIAHQGTRVITTRKAATPKKDVGLNFGIKTLDEIKWRKGRGGAQADVPTFASIPLGPSHVQMVPEKDRTVVRTITFSSKNDQPGIHMSLAQRLGKRKACAPHSPLATSAEESLPPMKKSLSQRLGRRLEPPAGGPDTSPMTVQVPQSVKERLGLPAEQNSAETERATKPANEFRIKTLEEIRQEKAGQKHEHCPAGPPPRGEEPAKTEGEATSKPQAGLYIKTFSEVQAEKRQRQLKRETVAERQGEEMQKVGGQVEATRKLRRQAEVKRKVGGQEEVKPAVGGETVVDSTDSKKPPARESPPSARVKPTETRGRSQPIEQVRIKTLEEIREEKARRLQQAVKPQSVAVSQPLAPSNRKRVLRISKPSVEAKPDPVPAELSLSTPETRAEGDAANHLDKVPRIPPVSVPVKRSPEKQQERESESGTPTPLTAPERKPAGKAVRTPALVTPVPEPRDSAEAGKPTVQTSEKRTRGKPKGNVVPRVVKSRAGSKRAVKRKAPESLAVAAVRPLSPAASSPRKELTPKKATPVLAADPGLQEKPTVTDPSPKRPKESSELPTSELVSPTTAQALVKSRRLSTASAGKATLPTEDDFDKLLWEMSGGKLEAEIDLDPGKDEDDLLLELSEMIDS; encoded by the exons ATGACCAACCAGGGAGATGACTGCTACTTCTTCTTCTACTCCACCTGCACCAAG GGGGAAAGCTGTGCATTTCGTCACTGTGAGGCCGCCATAGGGAACGAGATGGTCTGCACCTTGTGGCAGGAGGGGCGCTgcttcagacaggtctgcaagtaCCGGCACATGGAGATAGAC AAAAAGCGAAGCAAGATCCCGTGTTACTGGGAGAACCAGATTTCCGGGTGTCAGAAAGGCAACTGTGCCTTCCATCACGCCAAGGGGCGCTTCGTGGATGGGATCTTCCTGCTCCCCAGCAAGA CCCACCTGCCCAAGCCTGAACCAGCCGAGGAGGAACCAGTGGCTGCTCAGCTCTCACTGGCACAGAACAAGCTAATTGTGGCACCCGCCCCACAGCTGCGGGGAGTAAAAAAGATGGAGGCCTCTGAGAACGTGCCcagccccacccacccccccgtgGTGATTAACGCTGCTGACGATGATGAGGACGATGATG ACCAGTTTTCTGAGGAAGGAGAAGAACTGAAGAGCTCGGGTCTGCAGCACCCGTCACTGATCGCACACCAGGGGACACGCGTCATCACTACCCGCAAAGCAGCCACGCCCAAAAAAG ACGTTGGTTTAAACTTTGGCATTAAAACCCTGGATGAAATTAAGTGGAGGAAGGGGCGAGGGGGCGCGCAGGCTG ATGTTCCCACATTTGCTTCAATTCCTTTGGGTCCCTCTCATGTCCAGATGGTGCCGGAAAAGGACAGGACCGTTGTCCGGACCATCACCTTCTCCTCAAAGAATG ACCAGCCCGGTATACATATGAGCCTGGCCCAGAGACTGGGCAAACGCAAAGCATGTGCTCCTCACAGCCCACTAG CCACCTCCGCAGAGGAGAGCCTTCCTCCCATGAAGAAAAGCCTCTCGCAGAGACTGGGGAGGAGGCTGGAGCCACCGGCGGGGGGACCTGACACATCACCAATGACAG TTCAAGTGCCCCAGTCTGTGAAGGAGCGCCTGGGGTTACCTGCGGAGCAGAACAGCGCAGAGACAG AGAGAGCCACCAAGCCGGCCAATGAGTTCCGAATCAAGACACTCGAGGAGATCCGTCAGGAGAAGGCCGGCCAGAAGCACGAGCATTGTCCCGCAGGGCCACCTCCAAGAGGTGAGGAACCTGCTAAGACAGAGGGAGAAGCAACATCGAAGCCCCAAGCAGGCCTTTACATCAAGACCTTCTCTGAGGTCCAAGCAGAGAAGAGGCAGAGGCAGCTGAAAAGGGAGACTGTGGCCGAACGTCAGGGGGAAGAGATGCAGAAGGTTGGAGGTCAAGTGGAGGCAACAAGGAAGCTTAGAAGGCAAGCTGAGGTTAAGCGTAAGGTCGGAGGTCAGGAGGAAGTGAAGCCGGCGGTTGGAGGTGAGACTGTAGTAGACAGCACCGACTCCAAGAAGCCTCCAGCTCGTGAGTCCCCACCCAGCGCCAGGGTGAAGCCCACAGAGACGCGAGGCAGGTCCCAACCCATTGAGCAGGTGCGAATAAAAACCCTGGAAGAGATCAGAGAGGAGAAAGCCCGGAGACTCCAGCAAGCCGTGAAACCGCAGAGCGTGGCAGTGTCTCAGCCACTGGCGCCATCCAACCGCAAGAGGGTCCTCCGAATCTCCAAACCCTCAG TAGAAGCAAAACCGGACCCAGTACCTGCAGAATTGAGCCTGTCCACCCCTGAAACCAGAGCGGAAGGGGACGCTGCCAAT CATCTGGATAAAGTCCCCCGTATCCCTCCTGTCTCCGTACCTGTGAAGCGCTCGCCTGAGAAGCAgcaggagagggagagcgagtcCGGGACCCCCACACCTCTGACTGCCCCAGAGAGAAAGCCAGCGGGCAAAGCCGTCCGCACTCCTGCTCTGGTGACACCTGTTCCTGAACCCAGAGACTCGGCAGAGGCTGGGAAACCCACGGTGCAGACTTCAGAGAAGAGAACGAGAG GAAAACCCAAAGGGAACGTGGTGCCACGTGTGGTAAAGAGCCGCGCCGGTTCCAAAAGAGCGGTCAAAAGGAAAGCCCCCGAGAGTCTGGCAGTGGCGGCCGTGAGACCCCTCAGCCCTGCAGCCTCTTCCCCCCGCAAGGAGCTGACCCCCAAAAAGGCAACCCCG GTGCTGGCAGCAGATCCCGGTCTCCAGGAGAAACCTACTGTCACTGACCCGTCACCAAAGCGTCCCAAAGAAAG CTCCGAGCTCCCTACCTCTGAGCTGGTCAGTCCCACCACGGCACAGGCTCTGGTGAAGTCCCGCAGGCTGAGCACGGCGTCGGCAGGAAAAGCCACGCTGCCCACAGAGGACGACTTCGACAAACTGCTCTGGGAAATGTCTGGGGGGAAACTGGAGGCCGAAATTGACCTGGACCCGGGGAAGGATGAAGACGACCTCCTGCTGGAGCTGTCTGAGATGATTGACAGCTGA
- the ZC3H11A gene encoding zinc finger CCCH domain-containing protein 11A isoform X7 has translation MTNQGDDCYFFFYSTCTKGESCAFRHCEAAIGNEMVCTLWQEGRCFRQVCKYRHMEIDKKRSKIPCYWENQISGCQKGNCAFHHAKGRFVDGIFLLPSKTHLPKPEPAEEEPVAAQLSLAQNKLIVAPAPQLRGVKKMEASENVPSPTHPPVVINAADDDEDDDDQFSEEGEELKSSGLQHPSLIAHQGTRVITTRKAATPKKDVPTFASIPLGPSHVQMVPEKDRTVVRTITFSSKNDQPGIHMSLAQRLGKRKACAPHSPLATSAEESLPPMKKSLSQRLGRRLEPPAGGPDTSPMTVQVPQSVKERLGLPAEQNSAETERATKPANEFRIKTLEEIRQEKAGQKHEHCPAGPPPRGEEPAKTEGEATSKPQAGLYIKTFSEVQAEKRQRQLKRETVAERQGEEMQKVGGQVEATRKLRRQAEVKRKVGGQEEVKPAVGGETVVDSTDSKKPPARESPPSARVKPTETRGRSQPIEQVRIKTLEEIREEKARRLQQAVKPQSVAVSQPLAPSNRKRVLRISKPSVEAKPDPVPAELSLSTPETRAEGDAANHLDKVPRIPPVSVPVKRSPEKQQERESESGTPTPLTAPERKPAGKAVRTPALVTPVPEPRDSAEAGKPTVQTSEKRTRGKPKGNVVPRVVKSRAGSKRAVKRKAPESLAVAAVRPLSPAASSPRKELTPKKATPVLAADPGLQEKPTVTDPSPKRPKESSELPTSELVSPTTAQALVKSRRLSTASAGKATLPTEDDFDKLLWEMSGGKLEAEIDLDPGKDEDDLLLELSEMIDS, from the exons ATGACCAACCAGGGAGATGACTGCTACTTCTTCTTCTACTCCACCTGCACCAAG GGGGAAAGCTGTGCATTTCGTCACTGTGAGGCCGCCATAGGGAACGAGATGGTCTGCACCTTGTGGCAGGAGGGGCGCTgcttcagacaggtctgcaagtaCCGGCACATGGAGATAGAC AAAAAGCGAAGCAAGATCCCGTGTTACTGGGAGAACCAGATTTCCGGGTGTCAGAAAGGCAACTGTGCCTTCCATCACGCCAAGGGGCGCTTCGTGGATGGGATCTTCCTGCTCCCCAGCAAGA CCCACCTGCCCAAGCCTGAACCAGCCGAGGAGGAACCAGTGGCTGCTCAGCTCTCACTGGCACAGAACAAGCTAATTGTGGCACCCGCCCCACAGCTGCGGGGAGTAAAAAAGATGGAGGCCTCTGAGAACGTGCCcagccccacccacccccccgtgGTGATTAACGCTGCTGACGATGATGAGGACGATGATG ACCAGTTTTCTGAGGAAGGAGAAGAACTGAAGAGCTCGGGTCTGCAGCACCCGTCACTGATCGCACACCAGGGGACACGCGTCATCACTACCCGCAAAGCAGCCACGCCCAAAAAAG ATGTTCCCACATTTGCTTCAATTCCTTTGGGTCCCTCTCATGTCCAGATGGTGCCGGAAAAGGACAGGACCGTTGTCCGGACCATCACCTTCTCCTCAAAGAATG ACCAGCCCGGTATACATATGAGCCTGGCCCAGAGACTGGGCAAACGCAAAGCATGTGCTCCTCACAGCCCACTAG CCACCTCCGCAGAGGAGAGCCTTCCTCCCATGAAGAAAAGCCTCTCGCAGAGACTGGGGAGGAGGCTGGAGCCACCGGCGGGGGGACCTGACACATCACCAATGACAG TTCAAGTGCCCCAGTCTGTGAAGGAGCGCCTGGGGTTACCTGCGGAGCAGAACAGCGCAGAGACAG AGAGAGCCACCAAGCCGGCCAATGAGTTCCGAATCAAGACACTCGAGGAGATCCGTCAGGAGAAGGCCGGCCAGAAGCACGAGCATTGTCCCGCAGGGCCACCTCCAAGAGGTGAGGAACCTGCTAAGACAGAGGGAGAAGCAACATCGAAGCCCCAAGCAGGCCTTTACATCAAGACCTTCTCTGAGGTCCAAGCAGAGAAGAGGCAGAGGCAGCTGAAAAGGGAGACTGTGGCCGAACGTCAGGGGGAAGAGATGCAGAAGGTTGGAGGTCAAGTGGAGGCAACAAGGAAGCTTAGAAGGCAAGCTGAGGTTAAGCGTAAGGTCGGAGGTCAGGAGGAAGTGAAGCCGGCGGTTGGAGGTGAGACTGTAGTAGACAGCACCGACTCCAAGAAGCCTCCAGCTCGTGAGTCCCCACCCAGCGCCAGGGTGAAGCCCACAGAGACGCGAGGCAGGTCCCAACCCATTGAGCAGGTGCGAATAAAAACCCTGGAAGAGATCAGAGAGGAGAAAGCCCGGAGACTCCAGCAAGCCGTGAAACCGCAGAGCGTGGCAGTGTCTCAGCCACTGGCGCCATCCAACCGCAAGAGGGTCCTCCGAATCTCCAAACCCTCAG TAGAAGCAAAACCGGACCCAGTACCTGCAGAATTGAGCCTGTCCACCCCTGAAACCAGAGCGGAAGGGGACGCTGCCAAT CATCTGGATAAAGTCCCCCGTATCCCTCCTGTCTCCGTACCTGTGAAGCGCTCGCCTGAGAAGCAgcaggagagggagagcgagtcCGGGACCCCCACACCTCTGACTGCCCCAGAGAGAAAGCCAGCGGGCAAAGCCGTCCGCACTCCTGCTCTGGTGACACCTGTTCCTGAACCCAGAGACTCGGCAGAGGCTGGGAAACCCACGGTGCAGACTTCAGAGAAGAGAACGAGAG GAAAACCCAAAGGGAACGTGGTGCCACGTGTGGTAAAGAGCCGCGCCGGTTCCAAAAGAGCGGTCAAAAGGAAAGCCCCCGAGAGTCTGGCAGTGGCGGCCGTGAGACCCCTCAGCCCTGCAGCCTCTTCCCCCCGCAAGGAGCTGACCCCCAAAAAGGCAACCCCG GTGCTGGCAGCAGATCCCGGTCTCCAGGAGAAACCTACTGTCACTGACCCGTCACCAAAGCGTCCCAAAGAAAG CTCCGAGCTCCCTACCTCTGAGCTGGTCAGTCCCACCACGGCACAGGCTCTGGTGAAGTCCCGCAGGCTGAGCACGGCGTCGGCAGGAAAAGCCACGCTGCCCACAGAGGACGACTTCGACAAACTGCTCTGGGAAATGTCTGGGGGGAAACTGGAGGCCGAAATTGACCTGGACCCGGGGAAGGATGAAGACGACCTCCTGCTGGAGCTGTCTGAGATGATTGACAGCTGA
- the ZC3H11A gene encoding zinc finger CCCH domain-containing protein 11A isoform X1 codes for MTNQGDDCYFFFYSTCTKGESCAFRHCEAAIGNEMVCTLWQEGRCFRQVCKYRHMEIDKKRSKIPCYWENQISGCQKGNCAFHHAKGRFVDGIFLLPSKTHLPKPEPAEEEPVAAQLSLAQNKLIVAPAPQLRGVKKMEASENVPSPTHPPVVINAADDDEDDDDQFSEEGEELKSSGLQHPSLIAHQGTRVITTRKAATPKKGNLRDVGLNFGIKTLDEIKWRKGRGGAQAGTFPSLGAPGAGIDVPTFASIPLGPSHVQMVPEKDRTVVRTITFSSKNDQPGIHMSLAQRLGKRKACAPHSPLATSAEESLPPMKKSLSQRLGRRLEPPAGGPDTSPMTVQVPQSVKERLGLPAEQNSAETERATKPANEFRIKTLEEIRQEKAGQKHEHCPAGPPPRGEEPAKTEGEATSKPQAGLYIKTFSEVQAEKRQRQLKRETVAERQGEEMQKVGGQVEATRKLRRQAEVKRKVGGQEEVKPAVGGETVVDSTDSKKPPARESPPSARVKPTETRGRSQPIEQVRIKTLEEIREEKARRLQQAVKPQSVAVSQPLAPSNRKRVLRISKPSVEAKPDPVPAELSLSTPETRAEGDAANHLDKVPRIPPVSVPVKRSPEKQQERESESGTPTPLTAPERKPAGKAVRTPALVTPVPEPRDSAEAGKPTVQTSEKRTRGKPKGNVVPRVVKSRAGSKRAVKRKAPESLAVAAVRPLSPAASSPRKELTPKKATPVLAADPGLQEKPTVTDPSPKRPKESSELPTSELVSPTTAQALVKSRRLSTASAGKATLPTEDDFDKLLWEMSGGKLEAEIDLDPGKDEDDLLLELSEMIDS; via the exons ATGACCAACCAGGGAGATGACTGCTACTTCTTCTTCTACTCCACCTGCACCAAG GGGGAAAGCTGTGCATTTCGTCACTGTGAGGCCGCCATAGGGAACGAGATGGTCTGCACCTTGTGGCAGGAGGGGCGCTgcttcagacaggtctgcaagtaCCGGCACATGGAGATAGAC AAAAAGCGAAGCAAGATCCCGTGTTACTGGGAGAACCAGATTTCCGGGTGTCAGAAAGGCAACTGTGCCTTCCATCACGCCAAGGGGCGCTTCGTGGATGGGATCTTCCTGCTCCCCAGCAAGA CCCACCTGCCCAAGCCTGAACCAGCCGAGGAGGAACCAGTGGCTGCTCAGCTCTCACTGGCACAGAACAAGCTAATTGTGGCACCCGCCCCACAGCTGCGGGGAGTAAAAAAGATGGAGGCCTCTGAGAACGTGCCcagccccacccacccccccgtgGTGATTAACGCTGCTGACGATGATGAGGACGATGATG ACCAGTTTTCTGAGGAAGGAGAAGAACTGAAGAGCTCGGGTCTGCAGCACCCGTCACTGATCGCACACCAGGGGACACGCGTCATCACTACCCGCAAAGCAGCCACGCCCAAAAAAGGTAATTTGAGAG ACGTTGGTTTAAACTTTGGCATTAAAACCCTGGATGAAATTAAGTGGAGGAAGGGGCGAGGGGGCGCGCAGGCTGGTACGTTCCCCTCCTTGGGGGCTCCTGGGGCAGGCATAG ATGTTCCCACATTTGCTTCAATTCCTTTGGGTCCCTCTCATGTCCAGATGGTGCCGGAAAAGGACAGGACCGTTGTCCGGACCATCACCTTCTCCTCAAAGAATG ACCAGCCCGGTATACATATGAGCCTGGCCCAGAGACTGGGCAAACGCAAAGCATGTGCTCCTCACAGCCCACTAG CCACCTCCGCAGAGGAGAGCCTTCCTCCCATGAAGAAAAGCCTCTCGCAGAGACTGGGGAGGAGGCTGGAGCCACCGGCGGGGGGACCTGACACATCACCAATGACAG TTCAAGTGCCCCAGTCTGTGAAGGAGCGCCTGGGGTTACCTGCGGAGCAGAACAGCGCAGAGACAG AGAGAGCCACCAAGCCGGCCAATGAGTTCCGAATCAAGACACTCGAGGAGATCCGTCAGGAGAAGGCCGGCCAGAAGCACGAGCATTGTCCCGCAGGGCCACCTCCAAGAGGTGAGGAACCTGCTAAGACAGAGGGAGAAGCAACATCGAAGCCCCAAGCAGGCCTTTACATCAAGACCTTCTCTGAGGTCCAAGCAGAGAAGAGGCAGAGGCAGCTGAAAAGGGAGACTGTGGCCGAACGTCAGGGGGAAGAGATGCAGAAGGTTGGAGGTCAAGTGGAGGCAACAAGGAAGCTTAGAAGGCAAGCTGAGGTTAAGCGTAAGGTCGGAGGTCAGGAGGAAGTGAAGCCGGCGGTTGGAGGTGAGACTGTAGTAGACAGCACCGACTCCAAGAAGCCTCCAGCTCGTGAGTCCCCACCCAGCGCCAGGGTGAAGCCCACAGAGACGCGAGGCAGGTCCCAACCCATTGAGCAGGTGCGAATAAAAACCCTGGAAGAGATCAGAGAGGAGAAAGCCCGGAGACTCCAGCAAGCCGTGAAACCGCAGAGCGTGGCAGTGTCTCAGCCACTGGCGCCATCCAACCGCAAGAGGGTCCTCCGAATCTCCAAACCCTCAG TAGAAGCAAAACCGGACCCAGTACCTGCAGAATTGAGCCTGTCCACCCCTGAAACCAGAGCGGAAGGGGACGCTGCCAAT CATCTGGATAAAGTCCCCCGTATCCCTCCTGTCTCCGTACCTGTGAAGCGCTCGCCTGAGAAGCAgcaggagagggagagcgagtcCGGGACCCCCACACCTCTGACTGCCCCAGAGAGAAAGCCAGCGGGCAAAGCCGTCCGCACTCCTGCTCTGGTGACACCTGTTCCTGAACCCAGAGACTCGGCAGAGGCTGGGAAACCCACGGTGCAGACTTCAGAGAAGAGAACGAGAG GAAAACCCAAAGGGAACGTGGTGCCACGTGTGGTAAAGAGCCGCGCCGGTTCCAAAAGAGCGGTCAAAAGGAAAGCCCCCGAGAGTCTGGCAGTGGCGGCCGTGAGACCCCTCAGCCCTGCAGCCTCTTCCCCCCGCAAGGAGCTGACCCCCAAAAAGGCAACCCCG GTGCTGGCAGCAGATCCCGGTCTCCAGGAGAAACCTACTGTCACTGACCCGTCACCAAAGCGTCCCAAAGAAAG CTCCGAGCTCCCTACCTCTGAGCTGGTCAGTCCCACCACGGCACAGGCTCTGGTGAAGTCCCGCAGGCTGAGCACGGCGTCGGCAGGAAAAGCCACGCTGCCCACAGAGGACGACTTCGACAAACTGCTCTGGGAAATGTCTGGGGGGAAACTGGAGGCCGAAATTGACCTGGACCCGGGGAAGGATGAAGACGACCTCCTGCTGGAGCTGTCTGAGATGATTGACAGCTGA
- the ZC3H11A gene encoding zinc finger CCCH domain-containing protein 11A isoform X8: protein MTNQGDDCYFFFYSTCTKGESCAFRHCEAAIGNEMVCTLWQEGRCFRQVCKYRHMEIDKKRSKIPCYWENQISGCQKGNCAFHHAKGRFVDGIFLLPSKTHLPKPEPAEEEPVAAQLSLAQNKLIVAPAPQLRGVKKMEASENVPSPTHPPVVINAADDDEDDDDQFSEEGEELKSSGLQHPSLIAHQGTRVITTRKAATPKKGNLRDVGLNFGIKTLDEIKWRKGRGGAQAGTFPSLGAPGAGIDVPTFASIPLGPSHVQMVPEKDRTVVRTITFSSKNDQPGIHMSLAQRLGKRKACAPHSPLATSAEESLPPMKKSLSQRLGRRLEPPAGGPDTSPMTVQVPQSVKERLGLPAEQNSAETVEAKPDPVPAELSLSTPETRAEGDAANHLDKVPRIPPVSVPVKRSPEKQQERESESGTPTPLTAPERKPAGKAVRTPALVTPVPEPRDSAEAGKPTVQTSEKRTRGKPKGNVVPRVVKSRAGSKRAVKRKAPESLAVAAVRPLSPAASSPRKELTPKKATPVLAADPGLQEKPTVTDPSPKRPKESSELPTSELVSPTTAQALVKSRRLSTASAGKATLPTEDDFDKLLWEMSGGKLEAEIDLDPGKDEDDLLLELSEMIDS from the exons ATGACCAACCAGGGAGATGACTGCTACTTCTTCTTCTACTCCACCTGCACCAAG GGGGAAAGCTGTGCATTTCGTCACTGTGAGGCCGCCATAGGGAACGAGATGGTCTGCACCTTGTGGCAGGAGGGGCGCTgcttcagacaggtctgcaagtaCCGGCACATGGAGATAGAC AAAAAGCGAAGCAAGATCCCGTGTTACTGGGAGAACCAGATTTCCGGGTGTCAGAAAGGCAACTGTGCCTTCCATCACGCCAAGGGGCGCTTCGTGGATGGGATCTTCCTGCTCCCCAGCAAGA CCCACCTGCCCAAGCCTGAACCAGCCGAGGAGGAACCAGTGGCTGCTCAGCTCTCACTGGCACAGAACAAGCTAATTGTGGCACCCGCCCCACAGCTGCGGGGAGTAAAAAAGATGGAGGCCTCTGAGAACGTGCCcagccccacccacccccccgtgGTGATTAACGCTGCTGACGATGATGAGGACGATGATG ACCAGTTTTCTGAGGAAGGAGAAGAACTGAAGAGCTCGGGTCTGCAGCACCCGTCACTGATCGCACACCAGGGGACACGCGTCATCACTACCCGCAAAGCAGCCACGCCCAAAAAAGGTAATTTGAGAG ACGTTGGTTTAAACTTTGGCATTAAAACCCTGGATGAAATTAAGTGGAGGAAGGGGCGAGGGGGCGCGCAGGCTGGTACGTTCCCCTCCTTGGGGGCTCCTGGGGCAGGCATAG ATGTTCCCACATTTGCTTCAATTCCTTTGGGTCCCTCTCATGTCCAGATGGTGCCGGAAAAGGACAGGACCGTTGTCCGGACCATCACCTTCTCCTCAAAGAATG ACCAGCCCGGTATACATATGAGCCTGGCCCAGAGACTGGGCAAACGCAAAGCATGTGCTCCTCACAGCCCACTAG CCACCTCCGCAGAGGAGAGCCTTCCTCCCATGAAGAAAAGCCTCTCGCAGAGACTGGGGAGGAGGCTGGAGCCACCGGCGGGGGGACCTGACACATCACCAATGACAG TTCAAGTGCCCCAGTCTGTGAAGGAGCGCCTGGGGTTACCTGCGGAGCAGAACAGCGCAGAGACAG TAGAAGCAAAACCGGACCCAGTACCTGCAGAATTGAGCCTGTCCACCCCTGAAACCAGAGCGGAAGGGGACGCTGCCAAT CATCTGGATAAAGTCCCCCGTATCCCTCCTGTCTCCGTACCTGTGAAGCGCTCGCCTGAGAAGCAgcaggagagggagagcgagtcCGGGACCCCCACACCTCTGACTGCCCCAGAGAGAAAGCCAGCGGGCAAAGCCGTCCGCACTCCTGCTCTGGTGACACCTGTTCCTGAACCCAGAGACTCGGCAGAGGCTGGGAAACCCACGGTGCAGACTTCAGAGAAGAGAACGAGAG GAAAACCCAAAGGGAACGTGGTGCCACGTGTGGTAAAGAGCCGCGCCGGTTCCAAAAGAGCGGTCAAAAGGAAAGCCCCCGAGAGTCTGGCAGTGGCGGCCGTGAGACCCCTCAGCCCTGCAGCCTCTTCCCCCCGCAAGGAGCTGACCCCCAAAAAGGCAACCCCG GTGCTGGCAGCAGATCCCGGTCTCCAGGAGAAACCTACTGTCACTGACCCGTCACCAAAGCGTCCCAAAGAAAG CTCCGAGCTCCCTACCTCTGAGCTGGTCAGTCCCACCACGGCACAGGCTCTGGTGAAGTCCCGCAGGCTGAGCACGGCGTCGGCAGGAAAAGCCACGCTGCCCACAGAGGACGACTTCGACAAACTGCTCTGGGAAATGTCTGGGGGGAAACTGGAGGCCGAAATTGACCTGGACCCGGGGAAGGATGAAGACGACCTCCTGCTGGAGCTGTCTGAGATGATTGACAGCTGA